In one window of Kosmotoga pacifica DNA:
- the nth gene encoding endonuclease III, whose translation MKRCEPNEVARTIIEHFPREHHEKDPFKVLVSTILSQRTRDENTELASKRLFDRYSSPVSIANASPEDLYDLVKPAGMYKQKAGRIVAIAKLLVERYDNKVPMELSELLKLPGVGRKTANIVLSVSFGIPALAVDTHVHRISNRLGWVKTRTPDETEHELTKLLDEDLWGPINGSMVEFGRRICKPLKPLCGKCPVKECCKLFLFPETAER comes from the coding sequence ATGAAGCGCTGTGAACCAAACGAAGTAGCAAGGACGATCATAGAACATTTTCCAAGAGAGCATCATGAAAAGGACCCATTCAAGGTTCTTGTGAGTACGATACTGAGTCAGAGGACCCGTGATGAAAACACTGAACTAGCTTCAAAAAGATTATTTGACCGATATAGTAGTCCGGTATCGATAGCTAATGCTTCACCTGAAGATCTTTATGATTTAGTGAAGCCTGCCGGTATGTACAAGCAAAAAGCCGGACGAATCGTTGCTATCGCAAAGTTGCTCGTTGAACGCTACGATAACAAAGTACCCATGGAACTTAGTGAACTTTTGAAATTGCCTGGAGTTGGGCGCAAAACTGCCAATATTGTGCTAAGCGTATCTTTTGGAATTCCAGCTTTGGCCGTTGATACGCACGTGCATCGTATTAGCAACAGGCTTGGCTGGGTGAAAACACGAACACCAGATGAAACTGAGCACGAGTTAACGAAACTGCTGGATGAAGATCTCTGGGGGCCTATTAACGGCTCAATGGTGGAGTTTGGAAGAAGGATCTGTAAACCTTTGAAACCCCTCTGTGGTAAATGTCCGGTGAAGGAATGCTGTAAACTATTCCTCTTTCCTGAAACTGCCGAGAGATAA
- a CDS encoding ABC transporter permease gives MIQRSALALYFALFFVGFFIMFPLLVAFGSEGLTSSLAVLKTPPVINILKFTIFQAVISTLMAFAVGIPAAYYYSRHQDILSNLLHYTTYIPFFLPGISMVVGFLVLLGRYGVLNNLLAFMGVERQQFLYNFGAILLGHIFYNSPITVRIVGSALKNIPLEIVEAGKVDGGSKLDLFFFVELPLIIPAILSSLILTFSYCFTSFAVVLMLGGSQYATLEVAIYMYLKLLARPEIALGLALVQFLFIFSFGLLGTIIERKEQLPIGNRIIYRKSWLSMVALAYLFFEWLPVFSGMFGSIYDFKRASFLFDKFKILLSLKPIGVLGVSIVSTIFRSLALSLSAAFLTTILSFLIVWSARSSRFENVSIRLTSLISISITPAILALGYSIAYRSFPPQLGMILLYTVVSFPVVINLLHGETASFDFAIIEAAKIDGAKPLQILWHLVIPLLRSTIVTVFAITFAISMGEFSGSLILGGDRAPTITVAIYRMLSSRHVPEARLLSSLLVVIVLMVIFIVNRLSLGSFRKEE, from the coding sequence TTGATACAACGTTCAGCCCTAGCACTTTATTTTGCCCTTTTCTTTGTGGGCTTTTTCATCATGTTCCCTTTACTTGTCGCCTTTGGCTCGGAAGGGCTTACGAGCTCTTTGGCGGTTTTGAAAACTCCCCCGGTAATCAACATTCTTAAATTCACAATATTTCAGGCTGTTATTAGCACTTTAATGGCATTCGCGGTGGGAATACCTGCCGCGTATTATTATTCCAGACACCAGGATATCCTCTCCAATCTTCTGCATTACACAACGTATATTCCTTTCTTCCTGCCGGGTATTTCAATGGTCGTAGGTTTTCTCGTATTGCTCGGTAGGTACGGTGTACTCAATAATCTGCTTGCCTTCATGGGAGTGGAGCGTCAGCAATTTTTATACAATTTTGGAGCCATTCTACTCGGTCATATATTCTACAACTCCCCCATAACAGTCAGAATCGTTGGTAGTGCGCTAAAAAATATTCCTTTGGAAATAGTGGAGGCGGGAAAGGTCGATGGTGGTTCAAAACTCGACCTTTTTTTCTTTGTAGAGCTGCCTCTCATCATTCCGGCGATTCTCAGTTCGCTGATATTGACGTTTTCTTACTGTTTCACTTCCTTCGCGGTAGTTCTTATGCTCGGAGGTTCACAATACGCCACACTGGAAGTTGCAATCTATATGTACCTCAAGTTGCTAGCCAGGCCTGAGATTGCTCTGGGACTAGCCTTAGTACAATTTCTTTTTATCTTCAGCTTCGGTCTTTTGGGTACCATCATCGAGCGAAAGGAGCAGTTACCAATTGGCAATAGAATCATTTACAGGAAAAGCTGGCTTTCGATGGTGGCTTTGGCTTATCTGTTCTTTGAATGGCTTCCGGTTTTCAGTGGAATGTTTGGTTCCATATATGACTTCAAAAGGGCATCTTTTCTTTTCGATAAGTTCAAGATCCTATTGAGTCTGAAGCCAATTGGAGTGCTCGGTGTTTCTATCGTCAGCACAATCTTCCGATCTCTGGCTCTTTCATTGTCAGCGGCGTTTCTTACAACGATACTTTCTTTCTTGATTGTATGGAGTGCCAGGAGTTCACGATTTGAAAATGTTTCGATTCGGTTGACTTCGCTGATAAGCATTTCAATTACACCGGCCATACTCGCTCTAGGATATTCTATTGCATATAGGAGCTTTCCACCACAGCTTGGGATGATTCTACTCTATACGGTTGTTTCGTTTCCCGTTGTAATAAATTTACTTCATGGTGAAACAGCTTCATTTGACTTCGCAATCATAGAAGCTGCAAAAATAGATGGAGCCAAGCCTTTGCAGATTCTATGGCATTTAGTGATTCCACTCCTGAGATCTACGATTGTCACTGTATTCGCAATAACTTTTGCCATTTCTATGGGTGAATTCAGTGGTTCACTAATTCTGGGCGGTGATAGAGCGCCCACCATAACGGTTGCCATTTATCGGATGCTTTCTAGCAGACACGTACCAGAAGCGAGGTTGTTGAGTTCGCTTCTGGTAGTGATTGTATTGATGGTGATTTTTATAGTAAACAGATTATCTCTCGGCAGTTTCAGGAAAGAGGAATAG
- a CDS encoding RNA polymerase sigma factor: MDEKKLIEGLKKKQLWAYEILYDRYAQRLGSVIKSYLGVDDVDDVIQETFIKVFKNIKKFKGNSKLSTWLYRIAVNICKDIIAKRKRQNHLLVDFQESEEQHISEPPATNDVFKEVMDELSFEELMDIIAKLSEEDRLLIKLRDIEGMSYDEIAEILEKPVGTVKSRLHYARKRLRELLEEVGYDV; encoded by the coding sequence GTGGACGAAAAGAAGCTGATTGAAGGGCTGAAGAAAAAGCAGCTATGGGCCTATGAAATACTGTATGATAGATATGCCCAGCGTCTTGGAAGCGTTATCAAGTCTTATCTAGGGGTGGACGATGTTGACGATGTCATACAGGAGACTTTTATAAAGGTATTTAAGAACATAAAGAAATTCAAAGGTAATTCCAAATTATCGACATGGCTTTATCGAATCGCTGTGAACATATGTAAGGACATCATAGCAAAAAGAAAAAGGCAAAACCACCTGCTCGTGGATTTTCAGGAGAGTGAAGAACAACATATTAGTGAACCACCCGCCACGAATGACGTTTTCAAAGAAGTTATGGATGAACTGAGTTTCGAAGAGCTGATGGATATAATCGCAAAACTATCAGAAGAAGACAGATTACTCATAAAGTTGAGAGATATCGAAGGGATGAGTTACGACGAGATAGCAGAGATCCTTGAAAAGCCTGTGGGGACTGTGAAAAGCAGACTTCATTATGCAAGAAAAAGGCTCAGGGAACTACTTGAGGAGGTCGGATATGATGTCTGA
- a CDS encoding aminopeptidase encodes MDDLSFNATLAWRRDISASIEGYSKGYMEFIAKALTERRTVRSALRLLKDAGFKPIEEYEKNGERIKPGDSVYSVKAGKALLAFRIIDSLDKGFNMVAAHIDSPRLDLKPRPLKEKAGLALLKTHYYGGIKKYQWLNIPLALVGTVVLENGDKIDINIGTEPGDPVFVISDLLPHLDNRKGDFREVFKGKDLNALAASIPLGSGDKENSIKLAFLKSLNEKYGLKEEDLFSADLQFVPAIQPREIGIDRSMIGAYGQDDRICAYTAITALINANKLSRSAGVLLLDKEEIGSDGNTGAKSYFWMNALMRIARLMDMNDPWENVLLAMEKSSMLSGDVAAAINPMFEDAHDPENAPRLGHGIVLIKYTGRGGKGGTSEASAEFVARVRRVLNSGDIVWQTGTLGEVDRGGGGTVAKFFAEKGMDVIDAGPPLLGMHSPFEIASKADLYETYRAYKAFLEMPNEAL; translated from the coding sequence ATGGATGATCTTAGTTTCAATGCTACTCTGGCATGGAGAAGGGACATATCCGCTTCCATCGAGGGATATTCAAAAGGGTACATGGAGTTTATCGCCAAAGCACTCACTGAACGTCGAACTGTGAGAAGCGCGCTTCGCCTTCTAAAAGACGCGGGTTTTAAGCCAATAGAAGAGTATGAAAAGAACGGTGAGAGGATAAAACCCGGTGATAGTGTTTATAGCGTGAAAGCAGGTAAAGCTCTTTTAGCATTCAGAATCATTGACAGCCTGGATAAAGGTTTTAATATGGTTGCGGCCCATATTGATTCACCGAGGCTCGATTTAAAACCGAGACCATTGAAAGAAAAAGCGGGTCTCGCCCTTCTGAAAACTCACTACTACGGTGGAATCAAAAAATATCAGTGGTTGAACATACCCTTGGCATTGGTCGGAACGGTTGTACTTGAAAATGGCGATAAGATTGACATAAATATTGGCACAGAACCCGGTGATCCAGTGTTCGTTATAAGCGATTTACTGCCTCATCTGGACAACAGAAAAGGAGATTTCAGGGAAGTCTTCAAGGGTAAGGATTTGAACGCTCTGGCAGCTTCGATCCCTCTGGGTTCTGGTGACAAAGAGAACTCAATCAAACTGGCTTTTTTAAAATCTTTGAACGAGAAATATGGATTGAAAGAAGAAGATCTTTTCAGTGCTGACCTCCAATTCGTCCCTGCCATACAACCAAGGGAAATTGGTATTGACCGGTCGATGATAGGAGCTTACGGACAAGATGACAGAATATGCGCGTACACGGCTATCACCGCACTGATAAATGCCAATAAACTTTCCAGGTCGGCTGGCGTTTTACTTCTCGACAAGGAAGAGATCGGGAGCGATGGAAATACCGGTGCAAAAAGCTACTTCTGGATGAATGCTCTTATGCGAATAGCTAGGTTGATGGACATGAACGATCCCTGGGAAAATGTGTTGTTGGCAATGGAAAAATCTAGCATGCTATCTGGAGATGTCGCAGCCGCTATCAATCCCATGTTTGAAGATGCACATGACCCAGAAAATGCTCCCAGACTCGGTCATGGCATAGTCCTGATAAAGTATACAGGTCGTGGTGGAAAAGGCGGAACAAGCGAAGCTTCAGCGGAATTTGTTGCAAGAGTCAGAAGAGTTCTTAACAGTGGAGACATAGTCTGGCAGACGGGAACCCTCGGAGAGGTTGATCGCGGAGGTGGTGGAACAGTAGCCAAATTTTTTGCTGAAAAGGGAATGGATGTAATAGATGCTGGCCCTCCTCTCTTAGGTATGCATTCACCTTTTGAGATAGCTTCTAAAGCCGATCTCTATGAAACGTATAGAGCTTACAAGGCTTTTTTGGAGATGCCGAATGAAGCGCTGTGA
- a CDS encoding Fur family transcriptional regulator, whose amino-acid sequence MHLKESVELLKRRGYRITPQRIVILKVLENNRTHPTAEDIFLMARKSYPAISIASVYNVLEILEKEGIVKSLTGMDGIKHYDPDTSFHAHFFCRNCRKFFDFEGDFSELSEYFERDFFDYKIESVKVIITGLCPECRNAL is encoded by the coding sequence ATGCATTTGAAGGAGTCCGTTGAGCTGCTTAAAAGGAGAGGATACAGGATTACTCCCCAGAGAATAGTGATCCTGAAGGTTCTTGAAAATAATAGAACCCATCCGACAGCTGAGGATATCTTCTTGATGGCAAGGAAAAGCTACCCAGCTATCTCGATTGCGAGTGTCTACAACGTTCTCGAAATCCTTGAAAAAGAAGGTATTGTGAAAAGTCTCACTGGAATGGATGGAATAAAACATTACGATCCAGATACGTCTTTTCATGCTCATTTTTTCTGCAGAAACTGTAGGAAGTTTTTTGACTTTGAAGGAGATTTCTCAGAACTATCCGAATATTTCGAACGGGATTTTTTCGATTATAAAATAGAGAGTGTCAAAGTAATAATCACAGGTCTCTGTCCTGAATGCAGGAATGCTTTATAA
- a CDS encoding thiamine ABC transporter substrate-binding protein, producing MKRFLVFLIIVFTLTLFGEELIVYTYDSLLPFAREAFPLFEKETGVSVQVRTFGDAGALLSKLIAEKGQTEVDVVIGIDNLLARRAFDEGLFMSYLPENAHLIRDLNLIFDPLWRLTPYDYGAIAFIYDKSELGTLSLSSMDELTQNRFSKSIIIEDPRTSSTGLSFLMWTYALYGDNFIDFWKKFKNSILTITLGWDDAFEKFEAGEAPIMVSYATDGAYSYQYYGDVYYGTLIPGGKGYVQIEGAGIVKWSTKKELAKKFIDFLISPEAQKHIPLNQWMFPVVEVEMPECFKYALDPAEVVTVRNVDVEEVIRLWEGIIY from the coding sequence GTGAAAAGGTTTCTGGTTTTTTTGATTATCGTTTTTACATTGACACTGTTCGGCGAAGAACTCATCGTTTACACTTACGACAGTCTGCTTCCATTTGCGAGAGAGGCTTTTCCACTATTTGAAAAAGAAACGGGTGTTAGCGTTCAGGTAAGGACTTTTGGAGATGCTGGTGCGTTACTATCGAAATTGATTGCTGAGAAAGGACAGACCGAAGTCGATGTTGTAATAGGCATCGATAATCTTCTCGCCCGGAGAGCATTCGATGAGGGGTTGTTCATGAGTTATCTTCCAGAGAACGCCCATCTCATTCGCGATTTGAATCTAATATTTGATCCTCTCTGGCGACTTACTCCCTATGATTACGGTGCTATCGCATTCATTTATGATAAGAGCGAACTCGGGACTCTTTCTCTTTCTTCCATGGATGAACTCACTCAAAATCGCTTTTCAAAGAGTATCATTATCGAAGATCCTCGAACCTCAAGCACGGGTCTTTCCTTTCTGATGTGGACATACGCTCTTTACGGCGATAACTTCATCGATTTCTGGAAAAAGTTCAAAAACTCCATACTAACTATTACACTGGGTTGGGATGATGCCTTTGAGAAGTTTGAAGCGGGAGAAGCGCCCATTATGGTAAGTTACGCTACTGACGGAGCGTATTCTTACCAGTACTACGGCGATGTCTATTATGGCACGCTGATTCCCGGAGGAAAAGGATACGTGCAGATTGAAGGTGCCGGGATCGTGAAATGGAGCACCAAAAAAGAACTCGCAAAAAAATTCATTGATTTTCTCATCTCACCTGAAGCTCAGAAACACATTCCACTAAATCAATGGATGTTTCCTGTAGTTGAGGTGGAAATGCCCGAATGTTTTAAATATGCCCTTGATCCAGCTGAGGTCGTAACGGTGAGAAACGTTGACGTGGAGGAAGTAATCAGACTCTGGGAAGGTATTATCTATTGA
- the pheT gene encoding phenylalanine--tRNA ligase subunit beta, with the protein MRISVEWLNEYIDLSDKSVIELANMLSLSGTEVERIDFPWNYIEGAFTGRIESVEEHPDADNLVVTRVRVGEKVHQIVTADKTVKTGEYVAVILAGGRLWDLEIKNRKFRGVNSEGMFLSLEELKLEEKSERIFRFPNSVETGKDVREVLKLDSPVIEVELTANRGDCLSVIGIGREFRAIFRRELKLPQADIEENPEEEIEISIEKGCNRYTALLIDNVKIKDSPLWLKRRLLAAGLRPINNIVDITNYVMLETGHPVHAFDADLIGGNRIVVRRAKNGERLTLLDGKEVELIENDLLITNGEEPLALAGIMGGLKSGISPDTKKVLLEVAVFDPVTIRKTARRLGISTDSSYRFERGVNPSDSFYVIKRLASLIMELSGGTIVSRITSVGISPEKKTLHLKKWFVDKVLGTVVPINEIESILNYLGFETKEAGDGWEVTVPPYRYDITQEIDLVEEIGRIYGYDKIPSLLPRIISGEENVPREIKEIRKLRRALTAFGFDEVINYSFVNPEKLKKVFEEFKPPMLQNPLSLDLSAMRPSLLFGLLETASYNFRRQNKDLKVFEIGKVFKKGDSIDEHLSVAFLAMGKENANDYTDKRMVSPYTFKGTIEGILQLYGVEYNFKEPSETWLERRAAADIYVNDRKVGYFGVFDTVLADRFFEIKGQDIFVAELNVELLTQFQRPIMRTAVISPFPRVFRDLSLLVPYDLSFDEVKKTIMRNAGDYLTSVSVIDVYKGKGIPEGVRSITVTLTFESSQSTLTDEQVSESVENIVTALKNTGVKLREQ; encoded by the coding sequence ATGAGAATTTCTGTCGAATGGTTGAATGAATATATAGATTTGAGTGACAAGAGTGTCATCGAGCTCGCTAACATGCTCTCGCTCAGTGGTACAGAGGTGGAAAGAATCGACTTTCCATGGAATTACATTGAAGGAGCCTTCACCGGTCGTATCGAATCTGTGGAAGAACATCCCGACGCTGACAACCTTGTAGTAACCAGGGTCAGAGTCGGTGAAAAGGTGCATCAGATAGTGACAGCCGATAAAACTGTTAAAACCGGTGAATATGTTGCGGTTATTCTTGCCGGTGGCAGACTCTGGGATCTCGAAATCAAGAACCGAAAATTCAGGGGTGTGAATTCTGAAGGAATGTTCCTCTCCCTTGAGGAACTGAAGCTAGAAGAAAAGTCTGAGAGGATATTCAGATTCCCCAACTCCGTAGAAACGGGAAAAGATGTGCGTGAGGTACTCAAACTCGATTCTCCTGTCATTGAAGTTGAACTCACAGCTAACAGAGGGGATTGCCTATCCGTGATTGGTATTGGCAGAGAATTTAGAGCGATTTTTCGTAGAGAATTGAAACTCCCTCAGGCAGATATCGAAGAGAACCCGGAAGAGGAGATAGAAATTTCCATTGAAAAGGGATGTAACCGCTACACGGCCTTATTGATTGACAACGTGAAAATAAAAGATTCTCCCCTCTGGCTGAAGAGACGACTGTTAGCCGCTGGATTGCGACCGATAAACAATATAGTTGACATAACCAACTATGTGATGCTAGAAACAGGGCATCCCGTGCATGCTTTCGACGCTGACCTCATAGGCGGTAATAGAATCGTTGTCCGTAGAGCAAAAAACGGTGAGAGACTTACGCTTCTTGATGGAAAAGAGGTTGAACTGATTGAAAATGACCTCCTTATTACCAATGGTGAAGAGCCCCTTGCCCTGGCTGGAATAATGGGCGGGTTGAAGTCCGGGATTTCACCAGATACAAAGAAGGTGCTTCTGGAAGTCGCAGTCTTTGACCCAGTAACAATCAGGAAAACAGCCAGACGCCTGGGAATAAGCACGGATAGCTCTTATAGATTCGAACGCGGGGTGAATCCTTCTGATTCTTTCTACGTTATCAAAAGACTTGCCTCATTAATCATGGAGCTTTCGGGGGGAACAATCGTAAGCAGAATAACCAGCGTAGGGATTTCTCCGGAGAAAAAAACCTTACACCTGAAAAAATGGTTTGTGGATAAAGTTCTCGGTACCGTAGTTCCAATAAACGAGATCGAGAGTATATTGAACTATCTTGGCTTCGAAACAAAAGAAGCTGGAGATGGTTGGGAGGTAACAGTACCACCATACCGTTACGATATCACACAGGAGATCGATCTCGTGGAGGAGATAGGAAGGATCTACGGATATGACAAAATTCCTTCTCTGCTACCACGGATCATTTCAGGCGAGGAAAACGTCCCGCGCGAGATCAAAGAGATCAGAAAACTGAGAAGAGCTCTCACCGCTTTTGGGTTCGACGAAGTTATAAATTACAGCTTTGTCAATCCCGAAAAATTGAAGAAAGTTTTCGAAGAGTTCAAGCCCCCAATGTTGCAGAATCCACTTTCTCTCGATCTTTCAGCAATGAGACCCTCACTGCTTTTTGGACTACTTGAAACAGCTTCTTATAACTTCCGACGTCAGAATAAAGATCTGAAAGTGTTCGAAATAGGTAAGGTGTTTAAAAAAGGAGATTCCATTGATGAGCATCTCTCTGTCGCGTTCCTAGCTATGGGCAAGGAGAATGCAAACGACTATACAGACAAGAGAATGGTAAGTCCATATACGTTCAAAGGAACGATTGAAGGCATACTTCAGCTGTATGGTGTTGAATACAATTTCAAAGAACCTTCAGAGACCTGGCTGGAAAGGCGAGCAGCAGCAGATATCTATGTCAATGACAGAAAAGTGGGATATTTTGGCGTATTCGATACCGTCCTGGCTGACAGGTTTTTTGAAATCAAAGGGCAAGATATATTTGTTGCAGAGCTGAATGTAGAGCTCCTTACCCAGTTCCAAAGACCAATCATGAGAACCGCTGTTATCTCACCATTTCCAAGAGTTTTCAGAGACTTATCATTGTTGGTACCTTACGACTTGAGCTTCGATGAGGTTAAGAAAACAATTATGCGGAACGCTGGTGATTATCTCACCTCCGTCAGTGTAATCGATGTCTACAAGGGCAAGGGCATTCCTGAAGGAGTCAGGAGTATTACAGTCACTCTGACATTCGAGTCTTCACAGTCTACTCTTACAGATGAACAGGTTTCAGAGAGCGTTGAAAATATCGTAACAGCGTTAAAAAACACTGGAGTGAAGCTGCGTGAGCAGTGA
- the pheS gene encoding phenylalanine--tRNA ligase subunit alpha translates to MGVSIEPAIDLQSVLKEIDEASDLVTLQNVKAKYLGKQGVVTGLFKKISSIPQGERKAFGQMVNNLKKQIELKISEKRAEIEKKMREEKERKDRFDITLPGAIRDSGTYHIITQVMEEVQEIWLSMGFEIATGPEVEDVYYNFEALNTPEWHPARDMHDTFYFNRNRLLRTHTSPIQIRVMENRKPPLAIFAPGKCYRKDTPDTTHLPMFHQFEVLYVDRHVSVAHLKGVLETFVKRIFGKDRRIRLRPSFFPFTEPSFEVDVSCGICGGVGCRSCGGTGWLEILGSGMVHPNVFRNVGYDPEEWSGFALGMGVERIVMLKYDIEDIRDLLRNDRRFLKKFTGVNI, encoded by the coding sequence TTGGGTGTGTCAATAGAGCCTGCGATTGATTTGCAGAGTGTACTGAAAGAGATCGATGAGGCATCCGACCTTGTTACACTGCAGAATGTAAAAGCCAAATATCTGGGGAAACAGGGAGTTGTCACAGGTCTTTTTAAGAAGATCTCCTCTATTCCACAAGGGGAAAGAAAGGCTTTCGGCCAGATGGTCAACAATCTGAAAAAGCAGATCGAATTAAAGATAAGTGAGAAACGGGCCGAAATAGAGAAAAAGATGCGAGAAGAAAAAGAACGGAAAGACCGGTTTGATATAACTCTTCCAGGCGCAATACGCGATAGCGGCACATACCACATAATCACGCAGGTCATGGAAGAGGTACAGGAGATCTGGTTGAGCATGGGATTTGAAATAGCCACAGGTCCTGAAGTTGAAGATGTTTACTATAATTTTGAAGCTCTCAACACTCCCGAATGGCATCCTGCAAGAGATATGCATGATACATTCTATTTCAATAGAAACCGGCTTTTAAGGACTCATACTTCTCCCATACAGATAAGGGTAATGGAAAACAGGAAGCCACCTCTGGCCATTTTCGCTCCAGGTAAGTGCTACAGAAAAGATACACCAGATACTACACACCTGCCTATGTTTCATCAATTCGAAGTCCTCTATGTGGATAGACATGTATCGGTTGCACACTTAAAAGGAGTTCTCGAAACCTTCGTAAAAAGGATCTTTGGAAAGGACCGAAGGATAAGGCTAAGACCAAGTTTCTTTCCCTTTACAGAACCGAGTTTTGAAGTCGATGTTTCCTGTGGAATTTGTGGCGGTGTAGGTTGCAGGAGTTGTGGTGGTACAGGCTGGTTGGAAATTCTAGGCTCGGGTATGGTTCACCCCAATGTATTCAGAAATGTCGGATACGATCCCGAGGAATGGTCCGGATTCGCTTTGGGTATGGGAGTGGAGAGAATAGTGATGCTAAAGTATGATATTGAAGACATACGTGACCTACTGAGAAACGACAGGAGATTCCTCAAGAAATTCACGGGGGTGAACATATGA